A genomic segment from Pollutimonas thiosulfatoxidans encodes:
- a CDS encoding lipid II flippase MurJ → MIVTRKLLGSTTLILGLALLAGRASGFVREVLIARELGLSAQADIAVILLTLPDLFVNILLAGGLTAALVPRLSVLSSSARSKLFWQSTVFAAAVFTIIALIVGAAPDSVLALIAPGYVGALDEQARFLFAVVCIAIPFTALSGISTALLNSQGRFFLAGTGTLIFNVIVIGGVVIGSSRGQTLVWLACAIAMGAFVRYGSQLLGIIDKVEFRIGRALYFDRRLGASFTYALIATSATLLVPVLMRSLATLLGSGSLAGFSYATKIVELPIGILITTFGTVALPRLSRMVDAADTGAAVAFYNRSCAKATGLAIAIAIPAIIVSRTIVGLVLGEDSFSAADLNLISELVRIGLIGLPLVAVSSMATAALNAQGRQNLLLKRTALSAMFLPFLVVPGLVLDDIRLLMVALVAFQAILAFSLWKLVKQKKFEHEKIV, encoded by the coding sequence GTGATAGTAACTCGTAAGCTTCTCGGCTCCACCACGCTCATATTGGGCCTCGCACTGCTTGCTGGGCGGGCATCAGGCTTTGTGCGGGAAGTCTTAATCGCGCGCGAATTGGGCTTGAGTGCGCAAGCAGATATTGCTGTCATTTTGCTCACGCTGCCCGATCTTTTTGTCAATATACTCCTCGCGGGAGGCCTGACGGCGGCGCTTGTGCCACGGCTTAGCGTTCTTTCGTCCTCCGCTCGGTCAAAGCTATTTTGGCAAAGCACAGTGTTCGCCGCTGCCGTCTTCACGATCATTGCTTTGATAGTCGGGGCCGCGCCAGACTCCGTATTGGCTCTAATTGCCCCGGGTTATGTCGGCGCTCTCGACGAGCAGGCCAGATTCTTGTTTGCTGTCGTGTGTATTGCGATTCCCTTCACGGCTTTATCAGGGATTTCGACTGCTCTACTCAACAGCCAGGGTCGGTTTTTCTTGGCAGGAACGGGTACTCTCATATTCAACGTCATCGTAATCGGCGGCGTGGTCATTGGCTCTTCGCGCGGACAAACACTTGTATGGCTTGCTTGCGCTATTGCAATGGGTGCGTTCGTGCGTTATGGCTCCCAACTGCTAGGAATTATTGACAAAGTGGAGTTTAGGATTGGGCGCGCCTTGTACTTTGATAGACGATTGGGTGCCAGCTTTACTTACGCACTTATCGCCACATCGGCAACATTATTGGTGCCAGTGCTCATGCGTTCATTGGCTACACTGCTTGGTAGTGGTAGCCTAGCTGGGTTTAGCTATGCAACAAAAATTGTTGAGCTCCCTATTGGAATATTGATTACAACCTTCGGAACCGTCGCGCTCCCCAGACTATCTAGGATGGTGGACGCCGCTGATACCGGTGCCGCTGTTGCGTTCTACAATAGAAGCTGTGCTAAGGCGACGGGATTGGCAATTGCAATCGCTATACCGGCCATCATTGTGAGTCGGACCATAGTGGGGCTGGTGTTAGGTGAGGATTCATTCTCCGCAGCGGATCTCAACTTGATCTCCGAGTTGGTACGAATCGGGCTCATTGGTTTGCCTCTGGTTGCTGTTAGCAGCATGGCGACTGCCGCGCTGAACGCTCAAGGACGGCAAAATTTGTTGCTTAAGCGCACCGCTCTAAGTGCCATGTTTTTGCCATTTCTCGTTGTTCCTGGTTTGGTACTGGACGATATACGTCTATTGATGGTTGCGCTAGTTGCCTTCCAGGCTATCTTGGCATTCAGCTTATGGAAACTGGTAAAACAAAAAAAGTTTGAACATGAAAAGATTGTTTGA
- a CDS encoding aldolase/citrate lyase family protein, producing the protein MNFYFITNSASVAAYAAKNGVDRLFVDLEILGKDERQGHLNTVISRHTFEDLERVRAAAPSTELVARLNPINPDTRAEVDRAVRCGANTLMLPMFHSASEVELFSSYVAGRAKICLLVETIGAMDTLRDCVAVPGVIEVHIGLNDLHLAMRHAFMFEPLTNGCVEEMARQLREANIPFGIGGVARVGEGMLPAELILSEHARLGSTAAILSRTFHRDAKSVEEIEADMDFCGEVEKLRGAYLRHCESDVAQLLRNQKEVKRLVEEIVRHLQAKTRSDSNS; encoded by the coding sequence ATGAATTTTTACTTCATCACAAACTCGGCATCAGTAGCCGCCTATGCCGCGAAGAATGGTGTGGATCGCCTCTTTGTTGATCTGGAAATATTAGGGAAAGATGAACGGCAAGGCCATCTCAATACGGTTATCAGCCGCCATACCTTCGAAGATCTCGAGAGAGTGCGCGCGGCCGCGCCTAGCACTGAGCTTGTGGCTCGTTTAAATCCGATCAATCCGGACACTAGAGCAGAAGTAGATCGTGCCGTCCGGTGTGGCGCCAATACGCTTATGCTGCCCATGTTTCACTCCGCCAGCGAAGTGGAGCTGTTTAGCTCTTACGTTGCAGGACGGGCGAAAATCTGCTTGCTAGTGGAAACCATAGGAGCGATGGATACACTTCGGGATTGCGTGGCGGTGCCGGGGGTGATCGAGGTCCATATCGGCTTAAACGATCTTCACTTAGCGATGAGACACGCATTTATGTTCGAACCTCTGACAAATGGATGCGTCGAGGAGATGGCGAGACAGTTGAGAGAGGCGAACATCCCATTCGGCATAGGGGGAGTTGCGAGGGTAGGTGAGGGAATGCTACCTGCGGAGCTCATACTGTCGGAGCATGCAAGGTTGGGCTCTACTGCGGCAATCCTGTCACGTACATTCCACAGGGACGCGAAATCAGTTGAAGAGATCGAGGCGGATATGGATTTCTGCGGAGAGGTAGAAAAGCTTCGCGGCGCGTATCTCCGGCACTGCGAGTCCGATGTTGCTCAACTGCTTAGAAATCAAAAAGAAGTGAAGCGCTTGGTAGAAGAGATTGTCCGACATCTCCAGGCGAAAACTCGTAGTGATAGTAACTCGTAA
- a CDS encoding oxidoreductase, translating into MDLTGKVVIVVGACGRLGREVVLSAWQSGATVLAADTDRDQLEEMKKQFIDRISVYVCDITSTASVQELLSFGVATYGRLDGAVNAAYPRNTSYGRHFFDVSIEDFCENVSLHLGGYFLFMQQCAKYAVDGGVKFSLVNISSVYGVISPRFDVYQGTEMTMPVEYAAIKSALQHISRYTTSYTKGSQFRVNCVSPGGIEAGQDPTFLQRYRQLSGSKGMLDSRDVVGAVRFLLSDASEYVCGQNIVVDDGFST; encoded by the coding sequence ATGGACTTGACAGGGAAGGTCGTCATAGTAGTTGGAGCATGCGGCCGCTTGGGTCGGGAAGTGGTTCTGAGCGCGTGGCAGAGCGGCGCGACCGTTCTCGCTGCCGATACGGATAGAGATCAATTAGAGGAGATGAAGAAGCAGTTCATCGATAGAATTTCGGTCTATGTGTGTGACATCACGAGTACCGCTTCAGTGCAAGAATTGCTCTCCTTCGGTGTGGCCACCTACGGGCGCCTTGATGGCGCCGTCAATGCGGCCTACCCTCGAAATACCTCATATGGGCGTCACTTTTTCGATGTGAGCATCGAAGATTTTTGTGAAAACGTTTCCCTTCACCTAGGTGGCTATTTTCTGTTCATGCAACAGTGCGCTAAGTACGCTGTAGACGGCGGTGTTAAATTTTCACTCGTAAATATCTCGTCCGTGTATGGAGTAATATCTCCGCGATTCGACGTGTACCAGGGTACGGAAATGACCATGCCTGTGGAGTATGCCGCGATCAAGTCCGCCTTGCAGCATATCTCGAGATACACAACCTCTTACACCAAGGGATCGCAATTCCGTGTCAACTGTGTCAGCCCCGGTGGCATCGAGGCGGGGCAAGATCCTACCTTCTTGCAGCGCTATCGCCAGCTTTCCGGTAGTAAGGGAATGCTTGATTCTCGCGATGTGGTCGGAGCCGTACGCTTTCTATTGTCTGATGCATCTGAATATGTGTGCGGGCAAAATATAGTGGTTGATGACGGCTTTTCCACGTGA
- a CDS encoding acylneuraminate cytidylyltransferase family protein produces the protein MKVFAFVFARGGSKGLPGKNIRPLGGVPLIAHSIRLAAELSTVLKTYVSTDSEEIAAVAKSYGAEVIMRPEHLATDFASEWHAWQHAIAFLHERGEQFDVFLSLPATSPLRAREDIENCLTALDDTSDVVITVTPASRSPYFNMVTRKANGDTHIAISGASITRRQDAPEVFDLTTVAYLARPKFILESAGIFDGRVKSVIVPKSRAVDIDDELDFAFAEALYKGKQ, from the coding sequence ATGAAAGTATTCGCGTTCGTATTCGCTCGTGGCGGTTCAAAAGGGCTACCTGGAAAGAACATCAGACCCCTTGGAGGTGTGCCGCTAATCGCTCACAGTATCCGTCTCGCTGCTGAGCTCAGCACGGTGTTAAAAACTTATGTGTCCACGGATTCGGAAGAAATCGCAGCTGTCGCGAAGAGTTATGGGGCGGAAGTTATTATGCGGCCTGAGCACCTAGCGACGGATTTTGCGAGCGAATGGCATGCATGGCAGCACGCCATAGCATTCCTACATGAGAGAGGGGAGCAGTTCGACGTTTTCTTAAGTTTACCGGCAACAAGTCCACTTCGTGCTCGGGAGGACATTGAGAACTGCCTTACGGCCTTGGACGATACATCGGATGTAGTCATAACGGTGACGCCAGCTTCGCGAAGTCCTTATTTCAATATGGTCACGCGTAAAGCTAACGGTGATACTCACATCGCGATTAGTGGGGCAAGTATCACTCGACGACAAGACGCTCCGGAGGTTTTCGATCTTACTACCGTCGCATATCTGGCGCGCCCCAAATTCATTTTGGAAAGTGCAGGCATTTTTGATGGAAGGGTGAAATCGGTCATAGTGCCAAAAAGTAGAGCAGTAGATATCGATGACGAGTTAGATTTTGCATTTGCTGAGGCGTTGTATAAAGGAAAGCAGTAA
- a CDS encoding Gfo/Idh/MocA family protein produces MTPRRFLVVGSGSIARRHIDNLRLFFPGSSVGCVSASGRQLSGADVGVETVRYVSVAEAVKSRPSFAIVASPAPLHGLHAAELLRNDIPVLIEKPLSSSVETLKDQLNVLYENEHRVDIAYNLRNLLAAQKVKTIIESQQLGRIYSVLAEVGQYLPDWRPKSDYRKNVSARKELGGGVLLELSHELDYISWLFGEVERVYCVASTSGALEIDVEDNVDAILNLKSGLIVNLHMDFLQRSPERRCKIIGQNGTVIWDVLHNSIILSSGGRSEELFRDECYDRNDMYMEEIVHFDKVASGNANPKVGLRHALAVLSVVDALHLSSQTKMPVEIGTVE; encoded by the coding sequence ATGACCCCAAGGCGCTTTTTAGTTGTGGGAAGTGGTAGCATCGCCCGGCGACATATTGATAATTTGCGTCTTTTTTTTCCTGGATCATCGGTCGGCTGTGTTTCCGCGTCGGGACGACAGCTTAGCGGCGCGGATGTCGGCGTTGAGACGGTCCGGTATGTTTCAGTTGCTGAGGCCGTAAAGTCAAGGCCAAGTTTCGCTATTGTGGCATCTCCCGCACCCCTTCACGGCCTACATGCAGCTGAACTCTTACGTAACGATATTCCAGTCCTTATCGAGAAGCCCTTATCGAGTTCGGTTGAGACGCTCAAAGATCAGCTAAACGTATTGTACGAGAATGAGCATAGAGTCGATATAGCTTATAACCTTCGCAATCTGCTAGCTGCGCAAAAAGTTAAAACTATTATCGAATCGCAACAGTTAGGACGAATTTACAGCGTATTGGCCGAAGTAGGCCAATACCTGCCGGATTGGCGTCCCAAAAGTGACTACCGGAAAAATGTCTCGGCGCGCAAAGAGCTCGGAGGCGGGGTGTTATTAGAGCTGAGCCACGAGTTAGATTATATTAGCTGGTTGTTCGGCGAGGTCGAGCGCGTATATTGCGTAGCCTCAACTAGCGGAGCATTGGAAATAGATGTTGAAGACAACGTAGACGCAATATTAAATTTAAAGAGCGGCTTGATAGTCAATCTTCATATGGATTTCTTGCAGCGATCGCCCGAGCGTCGCTGCAAAATTATCGGACAGAACGGAACTGTTATCTGGGACGTACTGCACAACAGCATTATTCTATCGAGCGGAGGACGGTCCGAAGAGCTGTTTCGTGACGAATGTTACGACCGAAACGATATGTACATGGAAGAAATAGTGCATTTTGACAAAGTAGCGTCGGGGAACGCAAATCCTAAGGTGGGGCTGCGACATGCTTTGGCGGTGTTGTCGGTCGTCGACGCGCTTCATTTGTCATCGCAAACAAAAATGCCAGTAGAAATCGGTACTGTCGAATGA
- a CDS encoding nucleotidyltransferase family protein, with protein MNSWKSILVPPDQSLEAAIAILDREALRIVLVVDENRKLLGTLTDGDVRRALLKRLPLTTPLRAVMCDKPQVAQEGWSKDRILALMDSTQLLQLPVIDASGRVVGLQTLQGLVNRPQRNNPVFLMAGGFGTRLHPLTSECPKPLLKIGEKPILEIILERFISAGFHRFFISTHYLPHMIEEYFGDGSRWGVSIRYVHEESPLGTGGAIGLLPHEEIDSPMFMMNGDLLTTLNYQRLLEFHNTQDGVATMCVREYEYQVPYGVIQSKGLRITSMVEKPVQRFFINAGIYLLDPEVVKSIKPHTRIDMPALLESLIAKGDEVNVFPVHEYWLDIGRIEDFKRAQYEVGNLL; from the coding sequence ATGAATTCGTGGAAATCAATTTTAGTGCCACCTGATCAGAGCCTTGAAGCGGCGATTGCGATACTTGATCGCGAGGCGCTCCGAATAGTGCTGGTGGTCGATGAGAATCGGAAGTTATTGGGAACCCTGACCGACGGTGATGTACGTCGTGCTTTACTGAAACGATTACCGCTTACTACCCCGTTACGAGCCGTGATGTGTGATAAGCCACAGGTGGCCCAGGAAGGCTGGAGTAAAGATCGGATACTCGCGCTGATGGACAGCACGCAGCTTTTACAATTGCCCGTTATAGATGCATCCGGACGTGTTGTGGGCCTACAAACCCTGCAGGGACTCGTAAATCGGCCTCAAAGGAATAATCCTGTATTTCTCATGGCTGGCGGATTCGGCACCCGATTGCATCCATTGACGAGTGAATGTCCGAAGCCACTGCTCAAAATAGGTGAAAAACCTATTTTGGAAATTATTCTGGAAAGATTCATATCGGCTGGTTTTCATCGTTTCTTCATTTCGACTCATTACTTACCGCATATGATTGAGGAATACTTTGGCGATGGAAGTCGCTGGGGAGTGTCCATCCGTTATGTTCACGAAGAATCTCCTCTAGGAACCGGCGGCGCGATCGGGCTATTACCGCATGAAGAAATTGATAGTCCCATGTTCATGATGAATGGTGATTTATTGACCACGCTGAACTATCAAAGACTATTAGAGTTTCATAATACTCAAGATGGCGTCGCTACAATGTGCGTGCGAGAATACGAGTACCAGGTTCCTTACGGTGTAATACAAAGTAAGGGGCTTCGCATCACATCGATGGTCGAAAAACCCGTGCAGCGATTTTTCATTAATGCGGGAATTTATCTTTTAGACCCGGAAGTGGTCAAAAGCATTAAACCCCATACCCGGATTGACATGCCGGCCCTGCTGGAAAGCCTTATCGCAAAGGGAGACGAGGTGAACGTCTTTCCAGTACACGAATACTGGCTGGACATTGGGCGTATTGAGGACTTCAAGCGTGCCCAATATGAGGTAGGCAACCTGCTATGA
- a CDS encoding acetyltransferase, which yields MTDLRSLVLLGAGGHAKVLLSLMVSLGREIIGVCDPDLVKRGTSKWRGIPVLGDDSALESIDCCAVDAVNGIGCLPGSVARRALYLHTVGRGFRFATLVHPSAYVDSTAILGPGTQVMAGAVVQADAALGENCIVNTGAIIDHDCLVGDHVHIAPGVTLAGGVSIGSGAFIGAGATVIQGVEIGSGAIIGAGTVVLKRVDANQVFVGRRSDGGAVLERS from the coding sequence ATGACCGATCTTCGATCCTTGGTTCTGTTGGGCGCAGGCGGACACGCTAAGGTATTGTTGTCCCTGATGGTTAGCCTTGGCCGTGAGATCATAGGGGTTTGCGATCCTGACCTGGTAAAACGAGGAACGTCAAAATGGCGCGGTATTCCTGTTTTAGGCGACGATTCTGCGCTCGAGAGCATTGATTGTTGCGCAGTGGACGCCGTGAATGGAATTGGATGCTTGCCAGGCAGCGTAGCTCGTCGAGCACTCTACCTGCATACCGTAGGCCGAGGGTTTCGATTCGCGACTCTTGTGCACCCAAGCGCCTACGTCGACTCGACCGCCATACTAGGGCCAGGAACCCAGGTAATGGCAGGGGCCGTCGTTCAAGCCGACGCCGCCTTAGGTGAGAACTGTATCGTGAACACTGGAGCAATTATCGATCACGATTGCTTGGTGGGAGACCACGTTCATATCGCGCCTGGCGTCACGCTAGCGGGCGGCGTCAGCATCGGTAGTGGGGCTTTCATTGGTGCTGGTGCTACCGTAATTCAAGGTGTCGAGATCGGCAGTGGTGCGATCATCGGCGCGGGCACAGTGGTGTTGAAAAGAGTAGACGCTAATCAAGTGTTTGTTGGGCGTCGCTCCGACGGTGGCGCTGTACTGGAACGGTCTTAG
- the neuB gene encoding N-acetylneuraminate synthase encodes MSDLNGGSVYIIAEAGVNHNGRKDHAFSLIDIAADAGADAVKFQTFSAKKLASRSAPKATYQKAQTDHNESQLSMLEKLELPYEWHVELQSYAHRKGIEFLSTAFDIESLRFLNTLDMPLYKIPSGELTNGPLLWQFARMGKPLILSTGMALLGEVEESLAVVAHALCSINEPSNFEEVWRCWSNEQNRRRLQGHVTLLHCTSQYPTPPEEVNLCAMDTLAHSFGLPVGYSDHTEGTLFPVAAVARGARVIEKHFTIDRGMSGPDHQASLQPDELREMVRDIRQLERSLGDGRKAPQASEWDTRSAARQQVTVTRDINRGEVLSREDLTTARCGGGRPANGLWDSVGMQVSRGYKAGDSIDI; translated from the coding sequence ATGAGCGACCTCAACGGCGGGTCCGTGTACATCATTGCCGAAGCGGGCGTGAATCACAACGGACGCAAGGACCACGCATTCTCATTGATTGATATTGCTGCCGACGCGGGCGCGGACGCTGTGAAGTTTCAGACCTTCAGCGCGAAGAAACTGGCTTCCAGGAGCGCGCCAAAGGCAACGTATCAGAAAGCCCAGACCGATCATAACGAGAGCCAATTGTCTATGCTCGAGAAGCTCGAGTTGCCGTATGAGTGGCACGTCGAGTTGCAATCCTATGCTCATCGTAAAGGCATCGAGTTCTTGTCTACAGCGTTTGATATTGAGAGTCTACGGTTCTTAAATACGCTGGATATGCCCCTCTACAAGATACCGTCAGGCGAACTGACGAACGGCCCTTTACTCTGGCAGTTCGCGCGGATGGGCAAACCGCTTATTCTTTCTACAGGTATGGCGCTGCTAGGGGAAGTCGAAGAGAGCTTGGCTGTGGTCGCCCATGCCTTGTGCTCGATAAATGAACCATCCAACTTCGAAGAGGTCTGGCGTTGCTGGAGTAACGAGCAAAATCGAAGACGCTTACAAGGACATGTCACTTTACTGCACTGTACCTCGCAATACCCTACGCCTCCCGAGGAAGTTAACTTATGTGCGATGGACACATTGGCGCATAGCTTTGGGCTTCCAGTCGGATATTCTGACCATACTGAAGGTACCCTTTTCCCCGTTGCTGCTGTTGCCCGCGGAGCGCGCGTAATAGAGAAGCACTTCACCATTGATCGTGGGATGAGCGGACCGGATCATCAAGCTTCCCTCCAGCCGGATGAACTCCGTGAGATGGTCCGCGATATTCGTCAGCTTGAACGTTCTTTAGGAGATGGCAGGAAGGCGCCTCAGGCGAGTGAATGGGACACACGATCTGCTGCTCGTCAACAAGTAACGGTGACGCGGGACATTAATAGGGGTGAAGTATTGAGCCGTGAAGATCTCACGACTGCCCGTTGTGGAGGCGGCAGACCCGCCAACGGATTGTGGGATAGTGTCGGGATGCAGGTAAGCCGAGGCTACAAGGCCGGGGACAGCATAGATATATGA
- the neuC gene encoding UDP-N-acetylglucosamine 2-epimerase, protein MIRTVAVFTGTRAEYGLLYWLLKDIQACADFDLRIIAGGMHFSPEFGETWRQIEEDGFHIDAKVELLLSSNSSVGVVKSMGVGMIGFADALDRLRPDILLVLGDRFETIAIAQSALIMQIPIGHIHGGEITEGAYDDAIRHAITKMASFHFVAAEPYRERVVQMGEQPDRVLCVGAVGLDHITRSTRLTLHELATSLRFDLRRPYFLVTYHPVTAANEDPVSVFKCLLEALDFFPDYQVIITYPNADNGGRYIIPLLKQYAEEHPSRILAIASLGSERYLSAMSYAAAVVGNSSSGIIEAPALNRPTVNIGVRQEGRLASASVVNCGVDLPSIRGALNVALSEAHSDAIKKAKNPYGQGDAAAAIVQFLASSKFDVPKKFYDLE, encoded by the coding sequence ATGATTCGAACAGTAGCGGTATTCACCGGCACCCGAGCCGAATACGGGCTACTTTACTGGTTGCTGAAGGATATACAGGCGTGCGCCGACTTCGACTTGCGCATCATTGCAGGAGGCATGCATTTCTCTCCCGAGTTTGGAGAAACCTGGCGACAAATAGAGGAGGACGGCTTTCATATTGATGCTAAGGTGGAGCTCCTGCTTTCATCCAACTCATCGGTAGGGGTCGTGAAGTCGATGGGAGTCGGCATGATAGGGTTTGCTGACGCATTAGATCGCTTGCGTCCGGATATCCTATTGGTGCTTGGCGATCGGTTCGAAACAATCGCGATTGCTCAGTCTGCCCTAATCATGCAAATTCCGATTGGCCACATACATGGTGGTGAAATTACAGAGGGTGCCTACGATGACGCAATCAGGCACGCGATTACGAAGATGGCCAGTTTCCATTTCGTTGCTGCTGAGCCGTATAGAGAGCGGGTAGTACAAATGGGAGAACAACCGGACCGCGTACTCTGTGTAGGGGCAGTCGGTTTAGACCACATTACCCGATCTACTAGGCTGACGTTGCATGAATTAGCGACTTCGTTGCGATTTGACCTGCGACGGCCCTATTTTTTAGTGACGTATCATCCGGTCACTGCTGCGAACGAGGATCCAGTTAGCGTCTTTAAATGCTTGCTCGAGGCGCTAGACTTTTTCCCTGATTATCAGGTCATAATCACGTACCCGAATGCAGATAATGGCGGCCGTTACATTATTCCCCTCTTAAAGCAGTATGCTGAAGAGCATCCATCCAGGATACTGGCCATTGCTTCATTAGGCTCTGAGCGGTACCTTAGTGCGATGTCGTACGCCGCAGCTGTGGTTGGTAACTCGTCCAGCGGAATCATCGAAGCTCCCGCTCTGAACCGCCCCACTGTCAATATTGGAGTTCGCCAGGAGGGACGCTTGGCTTCGGCCAGCGTAGTGAACTGTGGCGTAGATTTACCTTCGATTAGGGGTGCCTTAAATGTGGCGCTATCCGAGGCGCATTCAGACGCAATCAAGAAGGCAAAGAATCCATATGGTCAGGGGGATGCCGCTGCGGCCATTGTCCAGTTCTTAGCGAGTAGCAAGTTCGATGTCCCAAAGAAATTTTATGACTTGGAATGA